Proteins encoded in a region of the Flavobacterium sp. PMTSA4 genome:
- a CDS encoding aminotransferase class V-fold PLP-dependent enzyme, giving the protein MLTTTIQSELETYFDKFRQNIIGINQEFQSPFGNQKIIYTDWTASGRLYRPIEEKMINIFGPFVANTHTETTISGTAMTMAYHEARNIIKRHVNANDNDVLITDGTGMTGVVNKLQRILGLRVSENLKEFTNIPEAIKPIVFISHMEHHSNQTSWLETIADVEVIDCNEEGLFCLENFKTTLNKYKNRSFKIASITSCSNVTGIQTPYHEVAKIMHQNNGVCFVDFACSGPYVDINMHPDNESYLDAIFFSPHKFLGGPGTTGVLLFNKNLYKNNIPDCPGGGTVSWTNPWGEHKYIDNIEDREDGGTPGFLQVIKTALAIQLKEEMGVNNIINREHEIVEYVFSRLNNINNINILAGQHQDRLGVISFYINDLHFNLGVKILNDKFGIQTRGGCSCAGTYGHYLLHVDQETSHDLVSQISLGELLKKPGWIRMSIHPTTTNREIEYVCDSIIALAQNHEEWSKDYNYDAKSNNFYHKNDQLLEKNMVKDWFKS; this is encoded by the coding sequence ATGTTAACCACAACAATACAATCAGAATTAGAAACCTACTTCGATAAATTTCGCCAAAACATCATCGGCATCAACCAAGAATTCCAATCACCATTCGGCAACCAGAAAATAATCTACACCGACTGGACAGCAAGTGGCCGTTTATACCGCCCAATAGAGGAGAAGATGATTAATATCTTCGGACCATTCGTGGCAAACACACATACCGAAACCACCATTTCAGGAACCGCCATGACAATGGCCTACCACGAAGCCCGAAACATCATCAAGCGCCATGTAAACGCCAACGACAATGATGTACTGATTACCGACGGCACCGGAATGACCGGCGTAGTCAATAAACTGCAACGCATACTCGGTTTAAGAGTATCCGAGAACCTCAAGGAGTTCACCAACATTCCCGAAGCCATCAAACCCATCGTGTTTATTTCACACATGGAGCATCATTCCAACCAAACCTCGTGGTTAGAAACCATCGCCGACGTTGAAGTGATAGATTGCAACGAAGAAGGACTCTTCTGCCTCGAAAATTTTAAAACCACACTCAATAAATACAAAAACCGCAGCTTTAAGATAGCCTCAATCACTTCCTGTTCAAACGTAACCGGAATTCAAACGCCATACCACGAAGTCGCAAAAATAATGCACCAAAATAACGGCGTGTGCTTCGTCGATTTTGCCTGCTCCGGACCATATGTAGACATCAACATGCATCCCGATAACGAAAGCTACCTCGATGCAATATTCTTTTCACCTCATAAATTCTTGGGCGGACCTGGTACAACAGGAGTACTGCTCTTCAATAAAAATCTCTACAAGAATAATATCCCCGATTGTCCCGGTGGAGGAACCGTCAGCTGGACTAATCCGTGGGGCGAACACAAATATATAGACAACATCGAAGACCGCGAAGACGGTGGCACACCTGGGTTTCTACAAGTCATCAAAACAGCACTTGCCATACAGCTTAAAGAAGAAATGGGTGTCAACAACATCATCAACCGCGAGCACGAAATCGTAGAATACGTCTTCAGTCGTTTAAACAATATCAATAACATAAACATACTCGCAGGTCAGCATCAAGACCGTTTGGGTGTAATTTCATTCTACATCAATGATTTGCATTTCAACCTCGGTGTAAAAATCCTGAACGACAAATTTGGAATACAAACCCGCGGCGGATGCAGCTGCGCCGGAACCTATGGGCATTACTTACTGCATGTAGACCAGGAAACATCCCATGATTTAGTATCTCAGATCTCTCTAGGCGAACTCCTCAAGAAACCAGGATGGATTCGCATGTCTATTCACCCAACAACCACCAACCGCGAGATAGAATACGTCTGCGATAGCATCATTGCCTTAGCGCAAAACCACGAAGAGTGGAGCAAAGACTATAACTACGACGCCAAGAGCAACAACTTTTATCATAAAAACGACCAGCTACTCGAAAAGAACATGGTTAAAGACTGGTTTAAATCATAA
- a CDS encoding rhomboid family intramembrane serine protease translates to MDNIILYAIIAINVIVSFKGFEDQYFFRKYQFHVGSIRAGEQYRMVTSGFLHADIMHLAFNMITLYFFAPIVSVSLSNFTLVLVYFASLICGSLLTMVFHGNEYSYSAVGASGAVTGVLYSAILMYPDMEIGIFGVIPMPAYLFGIGYLLYSIYGMKSRTDNIGHTAHIGGAIGGYVITLLKVPMLIQDNTLMVILLAVPIIILFIMAKSGKL, encoded by the coding sequence ATGGATAACATCATTCTGTATGCAATCATTGCAATCAACGTTATTGTGAGTTTTAAAGGCTTTGAAGACCAGTATTTCTTCAGAAAATATCAGTTCCACGTAGGCAGTATTCGTGCCGGCGAACAATATAGAATGGTAACCTCGGGTTTTCTTCACGCCGACATCATGCATTTGGCCTTCAACATGATTACGCTCTATTTCTTTGCGCCTATAGTGTCGGTTTCATTAAGTAATTTTACGCTGGTACTCGTTTATTTTGCAAGTCTCATCTGCGGCAGTTTGCTCACCATGGTTTTCCACGGCAACGAGTACTCTTATAGTGCTGTAGGAGCTTCTGGAGCAGTAACCGGAGTGTTGTATTCGGCTATTTTAATGTATCCAGACATGGAGATAGGTATTTTTGGAGTTATCCCAATGCCTGCCTACCTATTCGGAATCGGTTATTTGCTCTATTCCATCTACGGAATGAAATCGCGCACTGATAATATCGGGCACACCGCACACATTGGTGGCGCCATAGGAGGTTATGTTATTACTTTGTTAAAAGTACCCATGCTTATTCAGGATAATACGCTGATGGTAATCTTATTAGCAGTGCCCATTATCATTTTATTCATCATGGCCAAGTCTGGGAAGTTGTAA
- a CDS encoding SIMPL domain-containing protein, whose protein sequence is MKKSVILAMMFFTVFAFAQDGKTQVPQITVTGEGKVKVTPDRAIVNVGVQNSGKDAKEVKTLNDETVDKVIKFLKKSGINPADYKTNNVSLNKNYDYEKKKYFFQANQSISITLKDLSKYDEIMMGLNDAGINSIQGVEFKSSKMEELERDARRKAMLNAKQKAEDYVTVLNQKIGKALLISDNSQVFYPQPMYKNSMMTMAADMAMPERETLAIGEIEINANVTVTFVLD, encoded by the coding sequence ATGAAAAAGTCAGTTATCCTAGCGATGATGTTCTTCACTGTTTTTGCCTTTGCACAAGACGGTAAGACGCAAGTTCCACAAATCACAGTAACCGGAGAAGGAAAAGTAAAAGTAACTCCCGATAGAGCTATCGTGAACGTTGGTGTTCAAAACTCAGGCAAAGATGCTAAGGAAGTAAAAACCCTTAACGATGAAACCGTAGACAAGGTTATTAAGTTCCTGAAGAAAAGCGGAATTAACCCTGCAGATTATAAAACAAACAACGTAAGCCTTAATAAAAACTACGACTACGAGAAAAAGAAATATTTCTTTCAGGCAAATCAATCCATCAGCATTACATTAAAAGACTTGTCTAAATATGATGAAATCATGATGGGATTAAACGATGCTGGTATCAACTCAATACAAGGTGTAGAGTTCAAATCGTCTAAGATGGAAGAATTAGAAAGAGACGCACGAAGAAAAGCAATGCTTAATGCAAAACAAAAAGCCGAAGACTATGTTACAGTCTTAAACCAAAAGATTGGAAAGGCGCTTTTAATCTCTGATAACTCACAAGTGTTCTATCCACAACCGATGTACAAGAACAGTATGATGACTATGGCTGCTGATATGGCTATGCCAGAAAGAGAAACGTTAGCCATTGGTGAAATAGAAATCAATGCCAACGTTACAGTTACCTTTGTCTTGGATTAA
- a CDS encoding pectate lyase family protein, producing MRKIILGFILLTVTGLTGQNINMSAPEGFGAAATGGGNGTPVTVTTYTAFKNALQSTTAANRVILVSGTIDCIYTSVTLNNKTIIGLPGARLRNTQITVGNSTTSANNSGILNIKPGSNNVIIRNLIFEGPGAYDVDGRDNLTNEGTNIWVDHCEFQDGIDGNFDNKGLGDNVTISWCKFTYLKPAVPGGSGGSNDHRFSNLVGSSSTDAPADGHYSITFQNCYWATGCKERMPRARNAELHILNCYYNVQTTSSRAIGLGGGINNSTCYIQNTHFANVSSVYTSYVSTDGGTVGLSFTGCLGTSLTNVGTTFSPPSYTTSAFPVADVATYVPDPTCGAGATLNVSASGVITANPCANLGMNQEVLDEEIKLYPTLIENVLNIQFPSSINGKVDIGVYDMFGKQVYASSKNIEANENLELNLFGLAKGVYVCKIQINGKSKNLKFIKK from the coding sequence ATGAGAAAAATTATTTTAGGTTTTATTCTTCTAACTGTGACAGGTTTAACAGGTCAAAATATCAATATGTCGGCACCTGAAGGATTTGGAGCAGCTGCAACTGGTGGTGGAAATGGAACCCCAGTTACAGTAACAACCTATACCGCTTTTAAAAATGCGCTTCAATCAACAACTGCAGCTAATAGGGTAATTTTAGTTTCGGGTACCATAGACTGTATTTATACAAGTGTGACCTTAAACAATAAAACAATAATTGGATTGCCAGGAGCAAGATTAAGAAATACTCAAATTACTGTTGGAAATTCCACAACTTCTGCTAACAATTCAGGAATTTTAAATATCAAGCCAGGTTCCAATAATGTAATTATCAGAAATTTAATTTTTGAAGGTCCAGGAGCTTATGATGTTGATGGTAGGGATAATTTAACCAATGAAGGAACAAATATTTGGGTAGATCATTGTGAGTTTCAAGATGGAATAGATGGTAATTTTGATAACAAAGGTTTAGGAGATAATGTAACTATTTCTTGGTGTAAATTTACCTATTTGAAACCTGCAGTTCCAGGTGGTTCAGGAGGTTCAAATGATCACCGTTTTTCAAATCTTGTCGGTTCTTCTTCAACGGATGCGCCTGCAGATGGACATTATAGTATTACATTTCAAAATTGCTATTGGGCAACAGGATGTAAAGAAAGAATGCCAAGAGCTAGAAATGCTGAACTTCACATTTTAAATTGTTATTACAACGTTCAAACTACAAGTTCTAGAGCTATTGGACTGGGAGGAGGAATTAATAACAGTACTTGTTATATTCAGAATACTCATTTTGCCAATGTATCAAGTGTTTATACTAGTTATGTTTCTACCGATGGAGGAACCGTTGGACTTTCTTTTACAGGTTGTTTGGGAACTTCATTGACTAATGTTGGGACTACTTTTTCACCACCAAGTTATACAACTTCGGCATTTCCAGTTGCAGATGTAGCTACTTATGTTCCAGATCCAACTTGTGGTGCTGGTGCTACCTTAAATGTTTCTGCAAGTGGAGTAATTACTGCTAATCCATGTGCAAATTTAGGAATGAATCAAGAAGTTTTAGATGAAGAAATTAAATTGTATCCAACCTTAATTGAGAATGTTCTGAATATTCAATTCCCTAGTTCGATAAATGGAAAAGTTGATATTGGAGTTTATGATATGTTTGGAAAACAAGTATATGCATCTTCAAAAAATATCGAAGCTAATGAAAACTTAGAATTAAACTTATTTGGATTAGCAAAAGGAGTTTATGTGTGTAAGATTCAAATTAATGGTAAGTCGAAAAATTTGAAATTTATCAAAAAGTAA
- a CDS encoding alpha/beta hydrolase, with product MQSQVKIIPVWKDVIPNEIINPQYTENQIYKDSIFQKTSNVSVPTLTIYFPEKANGTSILIFPGGGYEHLSMCKEGEKVAKWLNSLGITAFVLKYRLPSDKIMKDKSIGPLQDAQEAIRIIRRNALEWKINKIGVIGFSAGGHLAASLSTRFNENFYSTSDTASSRPDFSLLIYPVISMKNEITHKRSQANLLGNKPSKKEIETFSVELSVTNETPNTFIVHATDDKSVPVENSINYYLALKKNNVPAEIHLYEKGGHGFGLGVKDTSKFWTDACINWLKSLNYL from the coding sequence ATGCAATCTCAAGTTAAAATTATTCCAGTTTGGAAAGATGTTATTCCAAATGAAATAATAAACCCACAATATACAGAAAATCAAATTTATAAAGACAGTATATTTCAAAAAACTAGCAATGTATCAGTTCCAACTCTTACAATTTATTTTCCTGAAAAAGCCAATGGAACTTCGATTCTAATTTTTCCTGGTGGTGGTTATGAACATTTATCAATGTGTAAAGAAGGTGAAAAAGTAGCAAAATGGTTGAATTCATTAGGAATAACTGCTTTTGTATTAAAATACCGCTTGCCAAGCGATAAAATCATGAAAGATAAGAGCATTGGTCCATTACAAGATGCTCAAGAAGCAATTAGAATAATTCGAAGAAATGCACTTGAATGGAAAATCAATAAAATTGGTGTTATTGGTTTCTCTGCAGGCGGACATTTAGCAGCATCTTTATCTACTCGATTTAATGAAAACTTTTATTCAACAAGTGATACCGCTAGTTCTCGTCCAGATTTTTCTCTATTAATTTATCCTGTGATTTCCATGAAAAACGAAATTACACACAAGCGTTCTCAAGCTAATTTATTGGGAAACAAGCCTTCTAAGAAAGAAATTGAAACTTTTTCTGTTGAGCTTTCAGTAACCAATGAAACACCAAACACATTCATCGTTCACGCAACAGATGATAAATCAGTTCCTGTTGAGAATAGCATAAACTATTATCTTGCTTTAAAAAAGAATAACGTTCCTGCAGAAATTCATCTTTATGAAAAAGGAGGACACGGTTTTGGATTAGGAGTTAAAGATACAAGCAAATTTTGGACTGATGCTTGTATAAATTGGTTAAAAAGTCTAAACTATTTATAA
- a CDS encoding MFS transporter translates to MKESSKVVGNYRWTICSLLFFATTINYLDRQVLSLTWKDFIAPEFHWTNNDYGNITALFSIFYAISLLFAGRFVDLMDTKKGFLWAIGIWSVGACLHAFCGIATSGIITGDWFVSFGGAKEIINTVDDTALVISVSVTLFIFARFILAVGEAGNFPAAIKTTAEYFPKKDRAFSTSIFNAGATVGALLAPLTIPFIAKAYGWEMAFIIIGALGFVWMGFWVFMYDKPEKHKKVSASELEYIQQDIIADSKIVGYVAETTDKVSFADCFKYKQTWAFAFGKFMTDGVWWFFLFWTPAYLSSVYGMDSTEAALPLFVLYMITLLSIIGGWLPTYFVDKKGMNPYEGRMKAMLIFAFFPLLALVAQPLGHYTYWIPVLIIGIAGAAHQAWSANIFTTVGDMFPKKAIATITGIGGLAGGIGSTLINKGSGVLFDYSKDTDMSFMGFHGIEAGYFIIFSICAVCYIIGWSVMKTLVPKYSPITDL, encoded by the coding sequence ATGAAAGAATCAAGCAAAGTTGTTGGAAATTATCGTTGGACAATTTGTTCTTTATTATTTTTTGCAACAACTATTAATTATTTAGACAGACAAGTACTTTCATTAACCTGGAAAGATTTTATTGCGCCTGAATTTCATTGGACAAATAATGATTATGGAAATATAACAGCATTGTTTTCAATATTTTATGCTATTTCATTATTGTTTGCAGGAAGATTTGTGGATTTAATGGATACAAAAAAAGGGTTTCTTTGGGCTATTGGAATTTGGTCTGTCGGTGCTTGCTTGCATGCATTTTGTGGAATAGCAACTTCAGGAATAATTACTGGTGATTGGTTTGTGAGTTTTGGTGGTGCAAAAGAAATTATTAATACAGTTGATGATACCGCTTTGGTAATTTCTGTTAGTGTTACTCTATTCATATTTGCGCGTTTTATTTTAGCAGTTGGTGAAGCTGGAAACTTTCCTGCAGCAATTAAAACAACAGCTGAATATTTTCCAAAGAAAGACAGAGCTTTTTCAACAAGTATTTTTAATGCTGGAGCAACAGTTGGTGCGTTATTGGCGCCATTGACAATTCCATTTATTGCTAAAGCATATGGATGGGAAATGGCATTTATCATTATTGGAGCTTTAGGGTTTGTTTGGATGGGATTTTGGGTTTTTATGTATGATAAGCCTGAAAAACATAAAAAAGTTAGTGCTTCAGAATTAGAATATATACAGCAAGATATTATTGCCGACAGTAAAATTGTTGGTTATGTTGCTGAAACAACAGATAAAGTTTCTTTTGCTGATTGTTTTAAATACAAACAAACTTGGGCTTTTGCTTTTGGGAAATTTATGACAGATGGTGTATGGTGGTTCTTTTTATTTTGGACACCAGCCTATTTAAGTTCGGTATACGGCATGGATTCTACTGAAGCAGCACTGCCTTTATTCGTTTTATACATGATTACATTATTGTCAATAATTGGAGGTTGGTTACCAACTTATTTTGTTGACAAAAAAGGAATGAATCCATACGAAGGAAGAATGAAAGCGATGTTGATTTTTGCATTTTTTCCACTATTAGCTTTAGTTGCGCAGCCATTAGGACATTATACTTATTGGATACCAGTTCTTATTATTGGTATTGCTGGTGCAGCACACCAAGCTTGGTCAGCAAATATTTTTACAACTGTTGGAGATATGTTTCCTAAAAAAGCTATTGCAACCATTACAGGTATTGGTGGATTAGCTGGTGGAATTGGATCAACGTTAATCAATAAAGGTTCTGGAGTTTTATTTGATTACAGTAAAGATACCGATATGTCTTTCATGGGCTTTCACGGAATTGAAGCTGGTTATTTCATTATTTTCTCCATTTGTGCAGTATGTTATATCATCGGATGGAGTGTTATGAAAACTTTAGTGCCTAAATACAGCCCGATTACAGATTTATAA
- the kduI gene encoding 5-dehydro-4-deoxy-D-glucuronate isomerase produces MTNYTSRYASSPQAVKKYDTKQLRDEFLIDNLMEEGKINLTYSHYDRYIVGSAVPVTPLTLETIDALKSSYFLERREMGIINVGEKGTVVVDGTAYELGHKDALYIGSGNKEVIFKSDDAKNPAKFYINSAPAHTNHPTKKVGLAEANKLELGSMETANHRTVNQMIIGGIVTTCQLQMGMTELKPGSVWNTMPAHVHDRRMEVYFYLDIPENQAVCHFMGEPQETRHIWMNNHQAVISPPWSIHSGSGTSNYTFIWGMAGENLDYGDMDVCKITDLR; encoded by the coding sequence ATGACAAATTACACTTCAAGATACGCCTCGAGTCCTCAAGCTGTAAAAAAGTATGATACTAAACAATTAAGAGATGAATTCTTAATTGATAACCTAATGGAAGAAGGAAAAATAAACTTAACCTATTCTCATTACGACCGATATATTGTGGGTTCTGCGGTTCCTGTAACTCCTTTGACTTTAGAAACTATTGATGCACTAAAATCAAGTTACTTTTTAGAACGTCGTGAAATGGGTATCATCAATGTTGGCGAAAAAGGAACTGTTGTCGTTGATGGAACTGCATACGAATTAGGTCATAAAGATGCACTTTACATAGGAAGTGGTAACAAAGAAGTTATATTTAAAAGTGATGATGCCAAAAATCCTGCAAAATTTTATATCAACTCTGCTCCAGCTCATACAAATCATCCAACAAAAAAGGTAGGTTTAGCAGAAGCAAATAAGTTAGAATTAGGTTCTATGGAAACGGCAAATCATCGAACAGTGAACCAAATGATTATTGGCGGAATCGTTACCACTTGTCAATTACAAATGGGAATGACCGAATTAAAACCAGGAAGCGTTTGGAATACCATGCCAGCTCACGTACATGACAGAAGAATGGAAGTGTACTTCTATTTAGATATTCCAGAAAATCAAGCAGTTTGTCATTTTATGGGTGAACCACAAGAAACAAGACACATTTGGATGAACAATCATCAAGCGGTTATTTCTCCACCATGGTCTATTCATTCGGGTTCAGGAACTTCAAACTATACTTTTATTTGGGGAATGGCTGGTGAGAATTTAGATTATGGCGATATGGACGTTTGTAAAATAACCGATTTAAGATAA
- a CDS encoding gluconate 5-dehydrogenase has protein sequence MNLFDLKGKRALITGGTHGLGQAMAEGLAQAGAELVITGTTPSKMEEALSYYKSKGYKASGYLFDVTNENAAQENIDLITKELGDIHILVNNAGIIKREPAISMAVSEFRQVIDVDLVGPFIMSQLVAKQMIERKEGKIINICSMMSELGRNTVSAYAAAKGGLKMLTKNLATEWAKHNIQVNGIGPGYFATSQTAPIRVDGHPFNDFIISRTPAARWGNPEDLAGAAVFLASKASDFVNGQIIYVDGGILATIGKPSNEE, from the coding sequence ATGAATTTATTTGATTTAAAAGGAAAAAGAGCGCTAATAACTGGTGGAACGCACGGTTTAGGACAAGCAATGGCCGAAGGTTTGGCGCAAGCTGGTGCTGAATTGGTAATTACCGGAACAACACCTTCTAAAATGGAAGAAGCATTGTCTTATTATAAAAGCAAAGGTTACAAAGCATCGGGCTATTTATTTGATGTGACCAATGAAAATGCTGCACAAGAAAACATTGATTTGATTACAAAAGAATTGGGAGACATTCACATTCTGGTAAATAATGCTGGAATTATTAAAAGAGAACCAGCAATTTCAATGGCAGTTTCAGAATTCAGGCAAGTCATTGATGTTGATTTGGTTGGGCCTTTTATTATGTCACAATTAGTGGCAAAACAAATGATTGAACGTAAAGAAGGAAAGATTATAAATATCTGCTCAATGATGAGCGAATTAGGAAGAAATACAGTTTCGGCTTACGCTGCTGCCAAAGGTGGATTGAAAATGTTAACCAAAAATCTGGCGACAGAATGGGCTAAACACAACATTCAGGTAAACGGAATTGGACCAGGATATTTTGCTACTTCACAAACAGCTCCAATTAGAGTTGACGGACATCCATTCAATGATTTTATTATTAGTAGAACTCCGGCGGCACGTTGGGGTAATCCTGAAGATTTAGCTGGAGCAGCTGTTTTCTTGGCTTCAAAAGCTAGTGATTTTGTGAACGGACAAATTATATATGTTGATGGTGGAATTTTAGCCACCATCGGTAAACCTTCAAATGAAGAATAA
- the uxaC gene encoding glucuronate isomerase — protein sequence MSTSFIHDNFLLENKYAEELYHNYSKNQPIIDYHNHLSPQHIAENTIFDNITKVWINGDHYKWRAMRTLGVNEQFITGNASDKDKFLQWGKTVPYTMRNPLYHWTHLELARYFDIYDLLNEKSAEFIYEQASAKVNSAAYSTQNLLKKVNAELVCTTEDPIDNLEFHQQLAKSDFSVKVSTAFRPDKAILINNEGYNEYINTLGEVAGVAINSLVDLYEALKKRIQYFHDNGSRLSDHGLEHIYFENFTESEINTIFKKKREGKEVSHEEALKFQSAVLLFLSETYHEFGWVQQFHLGALRNNNARMHSILGPDTGWDSIGDFSQAQKLSAFLNALDSKDKLTKTIIYNLNPADNEVMATMIGNFNDGSVKGKVQFGSGWWFLDQKDGMTKQLNALSNMGLISCFVGMLTDSRSFLSFPRHEYFRRILCNLLGDEIKRGELPNDMEWIGKMVADISYNNAKEYFKF from the coding sequence ATGAGTACAAGTTTTATACACGATAACTTTCTATTAGAAAATAAATACGCAGAAGAATTATATCATAATTATTCTAAAAACCAGCCTATCATTGATTATCACAATCATTTGTCGCCTCAGCATATTGCCGAAAACACCATTTTTGATAACATCACGAAAGTTTGGATCAATGGCGATCATTACAAATGGCGTGCGATGCGAACACTTGGAGTAAACGAACAGTTCATCACCGGAAATGCTTCCGATAAAGATAAATTTTTGCAATGGGGAAAAACGGTTCCCTATACGATGCGTAATCCTTTGTATCATTGGACACATTTAGAATTAGCGCGTTATTTTGATATCTATGATTTGTTAAATGAAAAATCAGCTGAATTTATTTACGAGCAAGCATCAGCAAAAGTAAATTCTGCAGCATATAGTACTCAAAATTTATTGAAGAAAGTAAATGCAGAATTGGTTTGTACCACCGAAGATCCAATCGATAATTTAGAGTTTCATCAACAATTGGCTAAAAGTGATTTTAGTGTAAAAGTAAGTACAGCTTTTAGACCAGACAAAGCTATTTTGATTAACAATGAAGGCTATAACGAATACATCAATACATTAGGCGAAGTCGCTGGAGTTGCTATAAATTCGTTAGTTGATTTATACGAAGCTCTAAAGAAAAGAATTCAATATTTTCATGATAATGGCAGCCGACTTTCAGACCATGGTTTAGAACATATTTACTTTGAAAACTTTACTGAAAGTGAAATCAATACTATTTTCAAAAAGAAAAGAGAAGGAAAAGAGGTTAGCCATGAAGAAGCATTAAAATTCCAAAGTGCGGTGTTATTGTTTTTATCTGAAACGTATCATGAATTTGGTTGGGTACAACAGTTTCACTTAGGTGCTTTACGTAACAATAATGCTCGTATGCACAGTATTCTCGGACCAGATACAGGTTGGGATTCTATTGGAGATTTTTCACAAGCTCAAAAACTATCAGCATTCTTAAATGCGTTAGATAGTAAAGATAAATTGACCAAAACCATTATTTACAACTTGAATCCTGCTGACAACGAAGTTATGGCAACGATGATTGGTAATTTTAATGATGGTAGCGTTAAAGGAAAAGTACAATTTGGTTCTGGTTGGTGGTTTTTGGACCAGAAAGACGGAATGACCAAACAATTAAATGCTTTATCCAATATGGGATTGATTAGTTGTTTTGTTGGGATGTTAACCGATTCTAGAAGTTTCTTATCGTTCCCAAGACACGAATATTTCAGAAGAATTTTGTGCAATCTTTTAGGAGATGAAATCAAAAGAGGTGAATTGCCAAATGATATGGAATGGATAGGAAAAATGGTTGCTGACATCAGTTACAATAATGCAAAAGAATATTTTAAATTCTAA
- a CDS encoding cupin domain-containing protein: MQKNILNSKEMMASDVFFKYLKTEWETVDDKIQRQIVGFDDNVMMVNVRFEKGGVEPLHNHPHSQVTHISEGRFEVTIGDETTILEKGDSFHIPSEVFHGVVCLEAGMLVDVFSPMREDFLK; the protein is encoded by the coding sequence ATGCAAAAGAATATTTTAAATTCTAAAGAGATGATGGCAAGCGATGTTTTTTTCAAGTATCTAAAAACCGAATGGGAAACGGTTGATGATAAAATACAGCGACAAATCGTTGGTTTCGATGATAATGTCATGATGGTCAATGTACGATTTGAAAAAGGGGGAGTTGAACCATTACACAATCATCCTCATTCACAGGTTACTCACATATCTGAAGGAAGATTCGAAGTAACCATTGGAGATGAAACAACAATATTAGAAAAAGGAGATTCTTTTCATATTCCGTCCGAAGTTTTTCATGGTGTAGTTTGTCTAGAAGCCGGAATGTTGGTTGACGTTTTTAGTCCAATGAGAGAAGATTTTTTAAAATAA